Proteins from a single region of Gossypium arboreum isolate Shixiya-1 chromosome 1, ASM2569848v2, whole genome shotgun sequence:
- the LOC108482283 gene encoding transcription factor MYB63-like, which yields MGKGRAPCCDKDKVKRGPWSPQEDLRLITFIQKHGHENWRALPKQAGLLRCGKSCRLRWINYLRPDVKRGNFSKEEEETIIRLHETLGNKWSKIASHLAGRTDNEIKNVWNTHLKKRLAPKNGKIPQNDQSKETCMVSSSCSSITFVSSPCGKRNLEVELEQQWHEGSPSKKPREGFPVSDKAEAFKTEVPSHNSGPFEEPKEFPSSSISSSNSNITNSSQVNVPNPENHGDSLLNFIGVYDWENNTSEEVNKPEILNNAFDIPLESDSDFWDMLDSLGSFQPDEIQSNEVEGNQSPDFGEEYSKENENNKWLQYLEIELGLEVTKNENHNNLSNTAAEPLVPEMYDMLLKP from the exons ATGGGGAAAGGAAGAGCTCCGTGTTGCGATAAAGACAAAGTGAAGAGAGGTCCATGGAGTCCCCAAGAGGACTTGAGGCTTATCACTTTTATTCAGAAACATGGCCATGAAAACTGGAGAGCTCTCCCTAAACAAGCTG GGCTACTGAGATGTGGAAAGAGTTGCCGTTTAAGATGGATTAATTACCTGAGACCAGATGTCAAAAGAGGGAACTTCAGCAAAGAGGAAGAAGAAACTATAATAAGATTACATGAGACTTTGGGAAATAA GTGGTCCAAAATTGCATCACATTTAGCGGGAAGAACCGACAATGAGATAAAGAATGTGTGGAACACTCATTTGAAAAAGAGATTGGCTCCAAAGAATGGGAAGATTCCTCAAAATGATCAATCCAAAGAAACTTGTATGGTCTCATCATCATGCTCTTCCATTACATTTGTGTCATCACCATGTGGCAAAAGAAACTTAGAGGTTGAACTTGAGCAACAATGGCATGAAGGGTCTCCAAGCAAAAAGCCCAGAGAGGGATTTCCTGTATCAGACAAAGCAGAAGCCTTCAAAACTGAGGTACCAAGCCATAACAGCGGCCCATTTGAGGAACCAAAAGAGTTTCCAAGTTCATCAATCTCTTCCAGCAACTCCAACATCACCAATTCCAGTCAGGTTAATGTTCCAAACCCGGAAAATCATGGAGATTCACTGTTAAACTTCATTGGAGTTTATGATTGGGAGAACAACACATCAGAGGAAGTGAACAAACCAGAGATCCTAAATAATGCATTTGATATCCCATTGGAGTCTGATTCAGACTTTTGGGACATGTTGGATAGCTTAGGATCATTCCAGCCTGATGAGATCCAATCAAATGAAGTTGAAGGCAACCAGAGCCCAGATTTTGGAGAAGAATAcagcaaagaaaatgaaaataacaAGTGGTTGCAGTACTTGGAAATTGAACTTGGTCTGGAAGTAACCAAAAATGAAAATCATAACAATTTGTCAAACACCGCTGCTGAGCCACTGGTTCCTGAGATGTATGACATGCTACTGAAGCCATAA